A stretch of the Streptosporangium sp. NBC_01755 genome encodes the following:
- a CDS encoding glycosyl hydrolase family 18 protein: MASPRPRPTRPRSPTPAEDYKVLKTKCPATGTVAGTAYGFCNGQWWGYDTPATITGKMTYAKNQGLGGAFFWETSGDTANGELITAMSNGLK; the protein is encoded by the coding sequence GTGGCTTCACCCAGGCCGCGGCCAACCCGACCGCGTTCGCCAACTCCTGCTGAGGACTACAAGGTCCTCAAGACCAAGTGCCCGGCCACCGGCACCGTCGCCGGCACCGCCTACGGCTTCTGCAACGGCCAGTGGTGGGGCTACGACACCCCCGCCACCATCACCGGCAAGATGACCTACGCCAAGAACCAGGGTCTGGGCGGCGCGTTCTTCTGGGAGACCAGCGGCGACACCGCCAACGGTGAGCTCATTACCGCGATGTCCAACGGACTCAAGTAA
- the sppA gene encoding signal peptide peptidase SppA, with amino-acid sequence MDATKVIIDTVDRFKQRRTAPLVLELDLTEGLTDAPPSDPLGAILAMRKTSLADVLAGLKRARKDDRVKALIVKIGTQSPGLAVVQELRQAVALFRASGKLTVAFAESFGEFSGGTVPYYLASAFERVYLQPSGDVGLTGIAMEQRFLRGALGKLGVEYQLGQRHEYKTAANAFTHDHMTDAHRESMGRITESVTEQVVAGVAEGRALEPARVRELIDQGPFIGSEAVDAGLVDRMAYRDEVYDEVKQAVGDNALLLYVGRYAKALTAKKLPHPGEQAVALVRGNGAIRLGRSGRSPMGGGGAMGSDTICAALRAARRDDSVKAVVFRVDSPGGSYVASDAIWREVVLTRKAGKPIVISMGDLAASGGYMVSMAADVIVAQPGTLTGSIGVFGGKAVIGGLLEKIGVTSEIVGEGANSGMFSPTNAFSEAQWARINAWLDRVYDDFVNKVAEGRGLTRERAHELAKGRVWTGADALENGLVDELGGLEDALAVARRKAGLPVDAPVRAYPRLNPLERLRPAESSEDKAAALARVRVEAWGPLAHLAGELGLPSYGPLILPGSWTIR; translated from the coding sequence ATGGACGCGACCAAGGTGATCATCGATACCGTCGACCGGTTCAAGCAGCGGCGTACCGCTCCACTGGTCCTTGAACTCGACCTCACCGAAGGTCTGACCGACGCTCCCCCGTCGGATCCGCTGGGCGCCATCCTCGCGATGCGCAAGACGAGCCTGGCCGACGTACTGGCCGGGCTCAAGCGTGCCAGGAAGGACGACCGGGTCAAGGCCCTGATCGTCAAGATCGGCACCCAGTCACCGGGGCTCGCGGTCGTCCAGGAGCTCCGCCAGGCCGTCGCCCTCTTCCGGGCCTCGGGCAAGCTGACCGTCGCGTTCGCCGAGAGCTTCGGCGAGTTCAGCGGGGGCACCGTCCCCTACTACCTGGCCAGCGCCTTCGAGCGGGTCTACCTCCAGCCGTCCGGCGACGTCGGGCTCACCGGCATCGCGATGGAGCAGCGCTTCCTGCGGGGCGCGCTCGGCAAGCTCGGCGTCGAGTACCAGCTCGGCCAGCGGCACGAGTACAAGACGGCCGCCAACGCCTTCACCCATGACCACATGACCGACGCCCACCGCGAGTCGATGGGCCGCATCACCGAGTCGGTCACCGAGCAGGTCGTGGCGGGCGTCGCCGAGGGGCGCGCGCTGGAGCCCGCCAGGGTACGCGAGCTGATCGACCAGGGCCCGTTCATCGGCTCCGAGGCCGTCGACGCCGGGCTCGTCGACCGGATGGCCTACCGCGACGAGGTCTACGACGAGGTCAAGCAGGCCGTCGGCGACAACGCGCTGCTGCTGTACGTCGGCCGCTACGCCAAGGCGCTGACCGCGAAGAAGCTCCCGCACCCGGGCGAGCAGGCCGTCGCGCTGGTCCGCGGCAACGGCGCGATCCGGCTCGGCCGCAGCGGCCGCAGCCCGATGGGCGGTGGTGGCGCGATGGGCTCCGACACCATCTGCGCCGCACTGCGCGCCGCCCGCCGCGACGACAGCGTCAAGGCGGTCGTCTTCCGGGTCGACAGCCCCGGCGGCTCGTACGTGGCCTCCGACGCCATCTGGCGCGAGGTCGTACTCACCCGCAAGGCCGGCAAACCCATCGTGATCTCGATGGGCGACCTGGCCGCCTCCGGCGGATACATGGTCTCGATGGCCGCCGACGTCATCGTGGCCCAGCCGGGCACGCTCACCGGCTCCATCGGCGTGTTCGGCGGCAAGGCGGTCATCGGCGGCCTGCTGGAGAAGATCGGCGTCACCTCGGAGATCGTCGGCGAAGGTGCCAACTCCGGGATGTTCTCCCCCACGAACGCCTTCTCCGAGGCGCAGTGGGCGCGGATCAACGCCTGGCTCGACCGGGTCTACGACGACTTCGTGAACAAGGTCGCCGAGGGTCGCGGCCTGACCCGCGAGCGCGCCCACGAGCTGGCCAAGGGCCGGGTCTGGACCGGGGCCGACGCCCTGGAGAACGGACTCGTCGACGAGCTCGGCGGCCTGGAGGACGCCCTGGCCGTGGCCCGCAGGAAGGCCGGCCTGCCCGTCGACGCCCCGGTGCGCGCCTACCCCAGGCTCAACCCACTGGAGCGGCTGCGCCCCGCGGAGTCCAGCGAGGACAAGGCCGCCGCGCTGGCCCGAGTCCGCGTGGAGGCGTGGGGCCCGCTCGCCCATCTCGCCGGCGAGCTGGGCCTGCCCTCGTACGGCCCGCTCATCCTGCCGGGTTCGTGGACGATCCGCTGA
- a CDS encoding S8 family peptidase encodes MIVELAAPEEAAPVAGEAERLPDAQVVLEPSGTSFIVVEGSGESLAKLAEDPRVLSIRRDRTYSPASLGSLGSLGSLASSLQVIGADKAHAAGTKGAGQTIAIIDTGIDADHPDFGGKVVEQACFSATDEGAQSLCPNGQTSDPGSADAETPACVHGQVNLCDHGTHVAGIAHAVAPDADIVAIQVFSRFNDCDDAGGACLSAFESTILLALEHVAKLKEGGRNVAAVNLSLGGGLYESACDAEPEVALLKSRIDDLRARGVAVVAAAGNEGVVGAGAPGCLSGAVTVGATGDDDNIPYWSNHGSVLDLFAPGLEIDSAVPGGGHQVYSGTSMSTPFITGALALMAQKAPGTPDTLEAALKTAGRPVVYVGVTTPRLDLNAAIAGGTPGAPVTPPAPEIPSDDPGEDPTDDPDPETGTEPSPEPSSGPAPTPTPTDPVPTPIPLPTVTVTVTVTVPPATAPTVCTRGKSAKTLTAAQWATEISRGKGTIPDATLGCYLGLVSKASKVFSEVTRASTLGTAYKVLKPAKKTSKAKLESELLAAWLNWANGGVNFTAKIKETATLKTVLTSVEKQRLKGTSPAASTSLLKKKVNARRAA; translated from the coding sequence GTGATCGTTGAGCTGGCGGCCCCCGAGGAGGCGGCGCCGGTCGCCGGGGAGGCGGAGCGACTCCCCGACGCCCAGGTCGTCCTCGAACCCTCCGGTACCTCGTTCATCGTGGTCGAGGGCAGCGGCGAGTCGCTCGCCAAACTGGCCGAGGACCCGCGCGTCCTGTCCATCCGCCGCGACCGTACCTACTCCCCCGCCTCGCTGGGTTCGCTGGGCTCGTTGGGCTCACTGGCCTCCAGCCTGCAGGTGATCGGCGCGGACAAGGCACACGCCGCCGGGACCAAGGGGGCGGGCCAGACGATCGCGATCATTGACACCGGGATCGACGCCGACCACCCCGACTTCGGGGGCAAGGTCGTGGAGCAGGCCTGCTTCTCCGCGACGGACGAGGGCGCGCAGTCCCTGTGCCCCAACGGGCAGACGAGCGACCCCGGATCCGCCGACGCCGAGACCCCCGCCTGCGTCCACGGGCAGGTCAATCTCTGCGACCACGGCACCCACGTGGCGGGCATCGCCCACGCCGTCGCCCCCGACGCGGACATCGTGGCGATCCAGGTCTTCAGCAGGTTCAACGACTGCGACGACGCGGGCGGAGCCTGCCTGAGCGCGTTCGAGTCCACCATCCTGCTCGCCCTGGAGCACGTCGCGAAACTCAAGGAGGGCGGCAGGAACGTCGCCGCGGTGAACCTCAGCCTCGGCGGCGGCCTCTACGAGAGTGCCTGCGACGCCGAGCCCGAGGTGGCGTTGTTGAAGAGCAGGATCGACGACCTTCGCGCCAGGGGCGTGGCCGTGGTGGCCGCCGCCGGGAACGAGGGCGTGGTCGGTGCCGGGGCCCCCGGCTGCCTCTCCGGCGCGGTGACCGTGGGCGCGACGGGCGACGACGACAACATCCCCTACTGGTCCAACCACGGCTCCGTGCTCGACCTCTTCGCCCCCGGCCTTGAGATCGACTCCGCGGTGCCGGGCGGCGGCCACCAGGTCTACAGCGGCACCTCGATGTCCACCCCGTTCATCACCGGCGCCCTGGCGCTGATGGCCCAGAAGGCCCCGGGTACCCCGGACACGCTGGAGGCCGCGCTGAAGACCGCGGGCCGGCCGGTCGTCTACGTCGGCGTGACCACCCCCCGCCTCGACTTGAACGCCGCGATCGCCGGGGGCACCCCCGGTGCTCCCGTCACTCCCCCCGCCCCTGAGATTCCCTCCGACGACCCGGGCGAGGATCCCACCGACGACCCCGACCCGGAAACCGGCACGGAGCCCAGCCCGGAACCGAGTTCGGGTCCCGCACCCACACCCACGCCGACCGACCCGGTACCGACGCCGATCCCGCTGCCGACGGTGACGGTCACCGTGACGGTGACCGTTCCCCCGGCGACGGCTCCCACGGTGTGCACGCGCGGCAAGTCCGCGAAGACGCTGACCGCCGCGCAGTGGGCGACGGAGATCAGCCGGGGCAAGGGGACGATCCCGGACGCGACGCTCGGCTGCTACCTCGGCCTGGTGAGCAAGGCAAGCAAGGTCTTCTCCGAGGTCACCCGCGCCTCCACCCTGGGCACCGCGTACAAGGTGCTCAAGCCGGCCAAGAAGACGTCGAAGGCCAAGCTGGAGAGCGAACTGCTGGCCGCCTGGCTGAACTGGGCGAACGGCGGGGTGAACTTCACCGCGAAGATCAAGGAGACGGCGACGCTGAAGACGGTCCTCACCTCGGTGGAGAAGCAACGCCTGAAGGGCACCTCTCCCGCCGCGTCCACCTCGCTGCTCAAGAAGAAGGTGAACGCCCGCCGGGCCGCGTGA
- a CDS encoding flavin reductase family protein encodes MNEFVESMAQVVTGVTVVTVKDERDDVGTTVATLTSISLDPPLVMVSLDNAGYLNELLLRHDRWAASVLSAGQKAIASRFATAGRPGARLLLAGTPHHRGELSGALIVDGGVTALEAETVKVVPAGDHTLFIARVLGIDYVDTSVPPLSRYRSRYR; translated from the coding sequence ATGAACGAGTTCGTCGAGTCCATGGCCCAGGTGGTGACCGGGGTGACGGTCGTCACGGTGAAGGACGAGCGGGATGACGTGGGGACGACGGTCGCCACGCTCACCTCGATCTCGCTGGATCCGCCGCTGGTGATGGTGAGCCTGGACAACGCCGGATACCTCAACGAGTTGCTGCTCCGGCACGACCGCTGGGCCGCCAGCGTGCTGTCGGCCGGGCAGAAGGCGATCGCCAGCCGGTTTGCGACCGCGGGCCGTCCCGGTGCCAGGTTGCTGCTCGCGGGCACGCCGCATCACCGGGGCGAGCTGAGCGGGGCCCTCATCGTGGACGGCGGCGTCACCGCGCTGGAGGCCGAGACGGTCAAGGTCGTCCCGGCCGGGGATCACACGCTCTTCATCGCCAGGGTCCTCGGGATCGACTACGTCGACACGTCCGTTCCGCCGCTGTCGCGTTACCGGAGCCGCTACCGCTGA
- a CDS encoding cellulose binding domain-containing protein — MRRIAIGSFIAAAALLIPLGIGTATAATPATATYSTASDWGSGFEGKVIVKAGTSALTSWRVEFDLPAGKSISSAWDADMTKSGNHYTFVNKSWNGALAAGASVSFGFNGAPGGVSGVLNCTLNGATCDGTGGPAPTPTPTPTVDPTPTPTPTPTPTPTVDFNQLRKLKKAYPNIKVLFSIGGWTWSGGFTQAAANPTAFANSC; from the coding sequence TTGCGACGAATTGCCATCGGCTCCTTCATCGCAGCGGCGGCGCTGCTGATTCCCCTGGGGATCGGCACCGCGACGGCCGCCACACCCGCAACCGCGACGTACTCGACCGCCTCCGACTGGGGCTCCGGCTTCGAGGGCAAGGTCATCGTCAAGGCCGGCACGAGCGCACTGACGAGTTGGCGGGTCGAATTCGACCTCCCCGCCGGCAAGTCGATCAGCTCGGCCTGGGACGCGGACATGACCAAGAGCGGGAACCACTACACCTTCGTCAACAAGTCGTGGAACGGCGCGCTGGCGGCGGGCGCCTCGGTGAGCTTCGGCTTCAACGGCGCGCCCGGCGGGGTGTCCGGCGTGCTCAACTGCACGCTGAACGGCGCCACCTGCGACGGCACCGGCGGCCCCGCCCCGACGCCCACCCCGACTCCGACCGTCGACCCCACGCCCACCCCCACGCCCACCCCCACGCCGACCCCGACCGTCGACTTCAACCAGCTCCGCAAGCTGAAGAAGGCGTACCCGAACATCAAGGTGCTCTTCTCCATCGGTGGCTGGACCTGGTCCGGTGGCTTCACCCAGGCCGCGGCCAACCCGACCGCGTTCGCCAACTCCTGCTGA